The segment CAGCGCAGCATAAGGCTTCAGCCTGCCTTGCGCCTCTGCAACTTGAAGCGCTGCCCGCTGAAATTTATCATTACTATATTCGTTTGTCACTCTTCAATTCACTCCTTCTGTTTCATCCGGTGGTTTGCTGCTCATAAAGCCAATTATGCCCTATTCTAACATGAAGACATAGCAAAAGGGATGCACAGGCCTGTAACAAGCGCATGCATCCCTTATTCCATTGTGATTCTATTCCGCAGTCAGCAGCGCAGCCGCCCCTGCTTCAGTTCAGCTTAAGATGCGCGGATCACTCTGACATCAGCCGAAAGGACACTTTCACCCTCATAGAGCATAAACCGTCCATTCTGCCATTCCACGCGCAGCAGCCGCGAATCATCTGACTGGTATTGCCAGACATGCTGCTCCCCGCCGTTCATATAAGGCGTCTGCCCGGTGACGGCGGCATATCCTTCATATTCTTCCTCCAGATAAAAGGTCCGGTCATCCAGCTCAAGGGTAGCCGGAACCTCGGATGGACTGTCCAGACGCCCGTCTATCGGGTGATACAATCTGTATTGCAGCTCTTCCCGCTCTTCTATATACAGATAGGCGATCCGGCTCCCGTCGCGCAGCGTCAGTACAACTGCATTACGGCCGCTTGTCTTCGTCCGGCCCGTCACTTCATAAGTGACCAGGGAGACCTCACAGATATCTCCGGGAGACAGGGTCAGCATGCTTGCAGGCGCTTTAGGCGCCTCCGGCTTCGAGAACAGATTGCCGATTCTTTTCCAAAGACCCAAAGCCATCATCCTCCTACAGATTGGTACGCTAATCCTTCTTCTTATCCGCGTATAAAGGCCGCAATAATCAAGGCTCCCGTCACATGCAGCGAGCCTGCCATCAGGCCGTAGCCGACCTTGCCAAGCTGAGTCCCATGATCCAGCTCAAGGTTCCCCCACCGGCTCAGCAGCTGCTCTACCGTCTTCTCCAGCACGAATAACAGGATAAAAGAGACAATCGAGACGATCAGGGCGGTTCCGAGCCGATTCGCCGCAGCAATGGATGCCGATAGAATATAGCCTTGTGACAGCAGCTTCAACACCAGCCGGGTAGTCACGGCCATATTTCCTGCCTTCAGCTCTTCCATATCATTATAACGGGTAAACAGCGAATCCACGAGCATCAGCACACACAGCAGTACTGCGCCGCTGACCGTCCATACTACCATGGACACCAGGGTATCGAAATCCATTACTCCAGCCCCCGCTTGTTCATATTTCACAACTGGTAAGACAAACATAAAGCGAAGGAGAAACCGCTGGTTCTGTCTCCCCTTCGCCTGTGGACAATTGCCTAAAGTCCGGCTTATGCCAATATGTTATTGTTTCTCGTATTGCTTCATCAGCGCAGCCAGCTCATCTTCAACCGCCTGGTCTTTGCCCAGCTTCTCGAACTCATCATCCAGCGATTTGTTGCCTGAGCTCATCTCGTTGCTGGCTTCCGCCTGTGCTTCGGCCTGCAGCATCTTGTCTTCCATCCGTTTGAGTCCGGCAGAAGCAGAGTCGGAGCTGAAGCCGCTCATCGCTTTGTTAATTTCGGTCTGTGCCTTCGCAGCGTTGTAACGGGCAACGAGTGTCTCCCGCTTGTTCTTCATCTGGGTAAGCTGTTTGCGCATTTCGTCAAGCTTGCCGCGCAGGTTGTCTGCGGAAGCCTTGTTCTGGTCGAAGCTGGTCTTGTACTCTACAAGCTTGGCTTCTGCCGATTTCTTCTCTTCAAGAGCACGGCGGGCCAGATCGGCGTTACCGGCTTGAGCGGCTGCATGAGCCTGTTGATTACGCTTGTTCACGAGCGCTTCCTGCTCTTCGTACAGCTGTTTGAATTTCTTCTCAATAGCGATCTGGGCAGCTACCGCTTTCTCAGCATCCTCCAGATCCTCCGTCATGTCACGAATGTACTGGTCGGTCATTTTAACCGGATCTTCCGCTTTATCGATAATCGCATTCACATTGGACATGGTCAGATCACGCAATCTTTTAAATATAGACATCGTTCATTCCTCCAAAATAAAAGTTAGTTGTTCAATGGTATCTTTTACGCAGGGAGACGGGGATCGTTTCAAAAATTTGTGTCAGCCTTCTGTACTAAATATTGCTCCACCTTATCATTCACAATATTTACGACCGCAAGGATGCCCTCTTTGCTCAGATCGTCATAGTGAATGCCCATCACAACTGTGACTGTCCGGTTCAATGTTGCAGCAGCCTTCAGCGCAATGGCTTCACTGATCGTATGCTCCTTATGATGGGGAACGGCAGAGGTCATCACCCGCGCGAATTCTCCGTCCATGTACGCCGTGCTTGCGGCACCGATATGGCGCACGCCCCCGGTAATCAGCAGCAGCAGATCACGGCCCACCTCGGTCTCGGACAGCACAATATCGTCAGGATGCACCAGATTCGTTGTCAAGCAGAACACCCCTCCCTTTATATTAACCATAGGCTGTAGAGATCTCTCATTCTGCGTCAAAAAGATCATTGCAATCCGGCTTGCTGCCTATACAATACCACGGATCTCATCCAGTGAGGAAATATTCTCTTCCTTCATAAACTGCTGCAATTCTTCTACAAGCGTGCTGCCGGCCCGCAAATTCATGAAATTGTAGGTTCCAACCTGTATAACAGTCGCTCCCGCCATAATAAATTCAATAATATCCGCGGCCGAAGTGATGCCGCCCATGCCGATCACCGGAATAGTTACCCTGCGGGATACCTGATGCACCATACGCAGAGCTACCGGCTTAACCGCTGGTCCGGACAGTCCCGCATAGAGGTTATTGAACACACTGCGGCGGCGGCGGACATCAATCTTCATCCCGGAGATCGTGTTGATCAGAGAGACGGCGTCCGCGCCTTCTGCTTCGCACATCACAGCCATCTCTGCGATATCCTCAGCATTCGGCGACAGCTTCACGGCCAGCGGCAGACTTGTAGCCGCCCGTACCGCACGGACCACTTCCTGGGCTGCCGGAGTCTTCACGCCAAAAGCAATCCCGCCCTCCTTCACGTTCGGGCAGGAGATATTCAGCTCAATCATATCCACTGCCGGCTTCCCGGCCAGAAGACGGGCATCCGCGTCCCGCTGGATCAGCTCCGCGCCCAGTACGTAATCCGCCAGCGTATTGCCGCCCAGATTCACGATACGTGCGGTATCCAGCGTCTCCCAATACGGCAGCTCCTTGGCCAGAAAGGCCTCTACTCCCGGATTCTCAAGCCCTACGCTGTTCAGCATACCGGAAGGCGTCTCATAGACGCGGATTCCGGGATTCCCGGCTTTGGCATGAAGCGTAAGCCCTTTGCCGGAGATTCCGCCCAGCAGGGACACATCGTATAACCGGCCATACTCACGGCCGAAGCCGAAGGTGCCGGAAGCCATCACAATCGGGTTCTTGAAGGACACACCGGCAATCGTTGCAGTTGTATTAATCATGGAACAGTACCTCCTCAGCCAGGAAGACAGGACCGTCTGCGCAGGCTTTGCGTTGCCCGTCCTTGCAGGAGACGCTGCAGACCAGACAAGCGCCGATTCCGCAGGCCATCCGGTTCTCCAGTGACAGATAGACGTCAGGGTGCTTACCCGCAGGATCTGGAGCGCTGCCCTTGAGCTGTGCAGCCTTCAGCATCGGATGCGGGCCGCAGACGAAGATATGGTCATACGCCGAGAAATCCACGCTGTCCAGAATCAGTCCGCCTACATCAACGGTCAGCTCAGCAGCCAGAGGACGGAAGGCTTCTGTACGGAACGGCTCGCGGCTGAAGCCGAGATAGATATCACTCCCTGGAAGCTTCTGCGCACAATAATACAGCGGAGCAATTCCGATCCCCCCGCCCACTAACGCTACCTTACCTTCGACCTGCGGGAAGCCTGTGCCGAACGGTCCCTCCAGCTCCAGCGGATCGCCCGGATTCAGTCCGGCAAGGATCTCTGTTCCTTCACCTACTACGTGATACAAGAATTCAACACCGTTATCATTCACCTGATGTATGCTAAGCGGTCTGGACAGCAGCGGATAGGCTCCCCATGCCCGCAGCATGTAGAACTGACCCATCTCCCCGCTGTTCCCCCCTTCAACTGCCAGGTGGTACACTCCTTCAGCCAGCCGCTCATTACTAATCACCGTCGCCACGTTATCAAGCTCCTTCAAATTTAATCTTATTAACCATGCCTTAGAAGGAACTTAAAATCTGTGACATTATTCACAAATGATGCCCTCTATTTCTTATTCCAGATTCCGCGCAAATAAGGTACGGGCAGATCGGACGTATTAATTCCGCCCAGCGCCTCCGCAGCATGAAGTGCCCAGTACGGGTCACTGAGCATACCTCTGCCTACAGCTACCAGCTCTGCCTTCGCTTCCGTAATCACCGCCTGCGCTTCCTCATACGACTCCAGACGCCCGACTGCGATAACAGGAACCTGTAATCCGCTGCGTATGTATTCGGCAAGCCCCACCTGATAAGCCGGCCCCGCATTAGGGCCTCCATTCGAGCCTATCGGCCCTTCCCCGCCCGAGGATACATGGAACAGGTCTACCCCTGCCTCCTTGTAGCGGCGGCAGAATTCCAGCGCATAAGCTTCATCATAACCGCCCTCGACGTATTCCTTGGCGGAGACCCGCATGATTAGCGGCATTTCAGCCGGCAGCACCTCACGCACCGCCTCCACCACTTGTTCCCCGAACAGGATAGGATCTTGGCCGTACTCATCATCCCTGACATTGGAGAGCGGGGAATGGAACTGGTGAATGAGGTATCCATGGGCTCCGTGCAGCTCGACGGTATCGAATCCCGCTTCAACCGCACGGCGCGCTGCTTCCCGGTAGGCGGTGATCAGCCCGGCGATCTCTTCACGGCTAAGCGCCTTGGGCATTGCATAGTTGCCGTCGAACGGAATCGCTGAAGGAGCAACCGGCGGGGCGGCATCGACAGCTTTGCGACCGGCATGACCGAGCTGAATCGCTATCTTCGCTCCATAGGCATGAACGGCCTCCGTCAACTGCTTGTACGCCGGAATCTGTCCATCGTCCCAGATCCCCGTGTCCTGATTCGAGATCCGTCCGTCCGGATGAACCCCGCTCATCTCTACAATAATGAAGCCTGTTCCGCCGACCGCACGGCTGACATAATGCACATGATGCCAATCCGTTGGAATACCGTCCTGCTTCTCAACC is part of the Paenibacillus sp. FSL M7-0420 genome and harbors:
- a CDS encoding DUF4178 domain-containing protein encodes the protein MGLWKRIGNLFSKPEAPKAPASMLTLSPGDICEVSLVTYEVTGRTKTSGRNAVVLTLRDGSRIAYLYIEEREELQYRLYHPIDGRLDSPSEVPATLELDDRTFYLEEEYEGYAAVTGQTPYMNGGEQHVWQYQSDDSRLLRVEWQNGRFMLYEGESVLSADVRVIRAS
- a CDS encoding DUF350 domain-containing protein, with protein sequence MDFDTLVSMVVWTVSGAVLLCVLMLVDSLFTRYNDMEELKAGNMAVTTRLVLKLLSQGYILSASIAAANRLGTALIVSIVSFILLFVLEKTVEQLLSRWGNLELDHGTQLGKVGYGLMAGSLHVTGALIIAAFIRG
- a CDS encoding PspA/IM30 family protein, which translates into the protein MSIFKRLRDLTMSNVNAIIDKAEDPVKMTDQYIRDMTEDLEDAEKAVAAQIAIEKKFKQLYEEQEALVNKRNQQAHAAAQAGNADLARRALEEKKSAEAKLVEYKTSFDQNKASADNLRGKLDEMRKQLTQMKNKRETLVARYNAAKAQTEINKAMSGFSSDSASAGLKRMEDKMLQAEAQAEASNEMSSGNKSLDDEFEKLGKDQAVEDELAALMKQYEKQ
- the lpdD gene encoding prenylated flavin chaperone LpdD — protein: MTTNLVHPDDIVLSETEVGRDLLLLITGGVRHIGAASTAYMDGEFARVMTSAVPHHKEHTISEAIALKAAATLNRTVTVVMGIHYDDLSKEGILAVVNIVNDKVEQYLVQKADTNF
- a CDS encoding dihydroorotate dehydrogenase encodes the protein MINTTATIAGVSFKNPIVMASGTFGFGREYGRLYDVSLLGGISGKGLTLHAKAGNPGIRVYETPSGMLNSVGLENPGVEAFLAKELPYWETLDTARIVNLGGNTLADYVLGAELIQRDADARLLAGKPAVDMIELNISCPNVKEGGIAFGVKTPAAQEVVRAVRAATSLPLAVKLSPNAEDIAEMAVMCEAEGADAVSLINTISGMKIDVRRRRSVFNNLYAGLSGPAVKPVALRMVHQVSRRVTIPVIGMGGITSAADIIEFIMAGATVIQVGTYNFMNLRAGSTLVEELQQFMKEENISSLDEIRGIV
- a CDS encoding dihydroorotate dehydrogenase electron transfer subunit, encoding MATVISNERLAEGVYHLAVEGGNSGEMGQFYMLRAWGAYPLLSRPLSIHQVNDNGVEFLYHVVGEGTEILAGLNPGDPLELEGPFGTGFPQVEGKVALVGGGIGIAPLYYCAQKLPGSDIYLGFSREPFRTEAFRPLAAELTVDVGGLILDSVDFSAYDHIFVCGPHPMLKAAQLKGSAPDPAGKHPDVYLSLENRMACGIGACLVCSVSCKDGQRKACADGPVFLAEEVLFHD
- a CDS encoding NADH:flavin oxidoreductase/NADH oxidase; this translates as MTDLFAPYELKALTLKNRVVMPPMCQYAVEKQDGIPTDWHHVHYVSRAVGGTGFIIVEMSGVHPDGRISNQDTGIWDDGQIPAYKQLTEAVHAYGAKIAIQLGHAGRKAVDAAPPVAPSAIPFDGNYAMPKALSREEIAGLITAYREAARRAVEAGFDTVELHGAHGYLIHQFHSPLSNVRDDEYGQDPILFGEQVVEAVREVLPAEMPLIMRVSAKEYVEGGYDEAYALEFCRRYKEAGVDLFHVSSGGEGPIGSNGGPNAGPAYQVGLAEYIRSGLQVPVIAVGRLESYEEAQAVITEAKAELVAVGRGMLSDPYWALHAAEALGGINTSDLPVPYLRGIWNKK